From the Synechococcus sp. HK01-R genome, one window contains:
- a CDS encoding glucose-6-phosphate dehydrogenase assembly protein OpcA, giving the protein MSPQLTLQTPLELPPSEVPSYLEQLWSKDQPGSTGAHTFCLLIWQPAWVEQQLVRTGRLPGPVTGVQRDELIAAARQAVVDGDLALSTPPLTPTVADSLARLEGQSNSEDLRGQHVDPAVSALRPRRLITLAPSLDGGRELETLVAAYCPLPEEGGGTAACGDVVVLRGGHDALSRGLGILQPLLPEELPSWVWWNGNLDEAPELLQQLAIGPRRLIIDSALGSPQHCLELLSSRIEARQAVNDLNWLRLRSWRETLAMVFDPPQRRDALSHVVQIDLDVEGEHPVQGLLLASWVADRLGWLLKGSQRTEDHGISAEFQRPDGISVQMRIAPVPMGQPSIHPGQIVGLRLICKPETRPAVCVILCAESGGCMRLEAGGMASMELLEEVVPVQNNPVEADVARLLEGGHDTTNPLLAAAAPLAAKLLS; this is encoded by the coding sequence ATGTCTCCCCAGCTCACCCTGCAGACCCCGCTCGAACTCCCCCCCTCCGAGGTTCCCTCCTACCTGGAGCAACTCTGGTCGAAAGACCAGCCCGGCAGCACCGGTGCTCACACCTTTTGTCTGTTGATCTGGCAACCCGCCTGGGTGGAACAGCAGCTGGTACGCACCGGCCGACTCCCCGGCCCTGTCACCGGCGTGCAGCGTGACGAGCTGATCGCTGCCGCACGGCAAGCGGTGGTGGATGGAGATCTCGCCCTGAGCACTCCCCCGCTCACACCAACCGTTGCGGACTCTCTGGCCCGACTCGAAGGTCAGAGCAACAGCGAGGATTTGCGTGGACAGCACGTGGATCCGGCGGTCAGTGCCCTACGGCCCCGTCGCCTCATCACCCTCGCCCCAAGCCTTGATGGAGGACGCGAGCTCGAAACACTGGTGGCGGCCTACTGCCCGCTGCCTGAGGAAGGCGGTGGCACCGCCGCCTGTGGCGATGTTGTGGTGCTACGCGGCGGCCATGACGCCCTCAGCCGCGGCCTGGGCATTCTGCAACCGCTTCTGCCTGAAGAACTGCCCTCATGGGTGTGGTGGAACGGCAACCTTGATGAGGCGCCCGAGCTGCTCCAGCAACTGGCGATCGGCCCCCGGCGCCTGATCATCGACTCCGCCTTGGGCTCCCCCCAGCACTGCCTCGAGCTGCTCTCCAGCCGAATCGAAGCCCGACAAGCGGTGAATGATCTCAACTGGCTGCGACTAAGAAGCTGGCGCGAAACCCTGGCCATGGTCTTCGATCCGCCCCAGCGTCGCGACGCTCTCAGCCATGTGGTGCAAATCGATCTCGATGTAGAGGGCGAGCATCCCGTTCAGGGTTTACTGCTCGCCTCCTGGGTGGCCGATCGCCTGGGCTGGCTCCTGAAAGGGTCCCAGCGCACGGAAGACCACGGCATCAGCGCCGAATTCCAGCGGCCGGATGGCATCAGCGTGCAGATGCGGATCGCACCAGTACCCATGGGACAACCAAGCATCCACCCCGGACAGATCGTTGGGTTGCGGCTGATCTGCAAGCCCGAGACCCGGCCGGCAGTCTGCGTGATTCTCTGCGCTGAATCAGGAGGCTGCATGCGCCTCGAGGCTGGGGGCATGGCCAGCATGGAACTGCTGGAGGAGGTGGTGCCAGTACAGAACAATCCGGTTGAAGCCGATGTGGCCCGCCTGCTCGAGGGCGGACACGACACCACAAACCCCTTGCTCGCCGCCGCCGCTCCTTTAGCTGCCAAGCTGCTGAGCTGA
- a CDS encoding histidine phosphatase family protein, giving the protein MTSDRQIWLLRHGATEWAKNGRHTGSTDLPLLPEGEEEARRLAPVLKAQPFAAVFTSPLQRARRTCELGGLGEQAQVMDELLEWDYGDYEGITTPEIRKTVPGWTVWSHGCPNGEDAEAVQKRCEITIQRALEVSGPGDVALFAHGHLLRALAGTWLGLGAVGGSLLKLGTGSIGVLGFERENRAIVRWNAPADGRF; this is encoded by the coding sequence ATGACGTCAGACCGCCAAATCTGGTTGCTGCGCCATGGCGCCACGGAATGGGCCAAAAACGGACGCCACACCGGCAGCACCGACCTTCCCCTGCTTCCTGAGGGCGAGGAGGAAGCACGTCGGCTGGCACCGGTGCTGAAGGCACAGCCCTTCGCAGCCGTCTTCACATCACCCTTGCAACGCGCCCGTCGCACCTGTGAACTGGGCGGCCTCGGGGAGCAAGCCCAGGTGATGGATGAACTCCTGGAGTGGGACTACGGCGACTACGAGGGCATCACCACGCCGGAGATCCGCAAGACGGTGCCGGGTTGGACGGTCTGGAGCCATGGTTGCCCCAACGGGGAGGATGCCGAGGCCGTGCAGAAGCGCTGCGAAATCACCATCCAACGCGCCCTGGAGGTCTCCGGACCAGGGGATGTGGCGCTGTTCGCTCACGGACACCTGCTGCGGGCGCTGGCGGGAACCTGGCTGGGTCTGGGTGCTGTGGGCGGCAGCTTGTTGAAGCTCGGTACAGGAAGCATCGGCGTGCTGGGATTCGAGCGCGAAAACCGTGCCATCGTTCGCTGGAATGCTCCGGCCGACGGCCGGTTCTAA
- a CDS encoding GAP family protein: protein MSDTTLWAELLAYGTGIGLSPVHIAVLLLLLLGPQPLGRGGWFVAGWVVTTMLTATLLVTVGHTLVLDMSHGSHHRTGLDLVAGGALIAIGGRELLHSLSEGAEPPSWTASIDRFVAMPLPLLLLLGSVGEVASPDDLVLFAKSASVVLAAQAPTWQELVALLAFTLGASLLLLAPLVAVMIGREKVVPWLEQGKQILFARSGLVVGGVSLGLGLYLGWQGVSGLRLI from the coding sequence ATGAGCGACACCACTCTCTGGGCGGAACTGCTGGCCTACGGCACGGGCATCGGTCTCTCGCCCGTTCACATTGCCGTTCTGCTGCTCCTGTTGCTGGGCCCCCAGCCCCTAGGCCGCGGTGGCTGGTTTGTGGCGGGCTGGGTGGTCACCACAATGCTCACCGCAACACTGCTGGTGACCGTGGGTCACACCCTTGTACTCGACATGAGCCACGGCTCTCATCACCGCACGGGCCTTGACCTGGTGGCGGGCGGAGCCCTGATCGCCATTGGCGGTCGAGAGCTCCTGCACTCCCTTTCAGAGGGAGCAGAACCGCCCAGTTGGACCGCCAGCATCGATCGCTTCGTTGCCATGCCTCTGCCCCTGCTGCTGCTGCTGGGCTCCGTTGGAGAGGTGGCAAGCCCTGATGATCTGGTGCTGTTCGCCAAATCCGCCTCAGTGGTGTTGGCAGCCCAAGCACCCACCTGGCAGGAATTGGTCGCGCTGCTGGCTTTCACCCTCGGGGCAAGCCTGCTGCTGCTCGCCCCCCTGGTGGCCGTGATGATTGGCCGAGAGAAGGTCGTGCCCTGGCTGGAACAAGGGAAACAGATCCTTTTCGCCCGCAGTGGCCTGGTGGTCGGTGGCGTCAGCCTTGGCCTGGGGCTCTACCTGGGCTGGCAGGGGGTGAGTGGTCTCAGGCTGATCTGA
- a CDS encoding acylphosphatase, translated as MARRARSRGNGESRRFLKRQPTRSSPLQERWRLMVDGDVQGVGFRSSCCRRATELGLSGWVRNLSNGRVEVQAEGNPMTLNELRLWCERGPSAANVRTVRLSHLPITGDDWFEVRP; from the coding sequence ATGGCGCGCCGCGCTCGAAGCCGGGGCAACGGCGAGAGCAGGCGCTTCCTAAAACGCCAACCGACACGCTCCTCCCCCCTGCAGGAACGCTGGCGACTGATGGTGGATGGAGATGTGCAGGGCGTCGGCTTCCGCAGCAGCTGCTGCAGGCGAGCCACGGAACTGGGGCTGAGTGGATGGGTGCGAAACCTCAGCAATGGCCGAGTGGAGGTGCAGGCCGAGGGGAACCCCATGACCCTCAATGAACTGCGCCTCTGGTGTGAACGAGGCCCTAGCGCCGCCAATGTGCGCACGGTGCGGCTGAGTCACCTACCCATCACGGGGGACGACTGGTTTGAGGTGAGACCATGA
- a CDS encoding cobyrinate a,c-diamide synthase codes for MACLIAAPSSGSGKTLLTLSLIAWARQQGRSIQPFKVGPDYLDPQLLTAASGRPCRNLDLSLCGEDWVRGSFLRHGSTADLAVVEGVMGLFDGIGPSSDGSSAAVAAALQLPVVLVVDASGQAQSLAALVRGFQQHDPSLRLAGVVLNRVSSPRHRELLDAVLDGIEVPLLGSLPRNLSLELPSRHLGLAPAHELERLEGRLEAWASLAQEHLDLGALLPLLQPPSSRVPPLESLHAEPPNGTSRSLLPVAVAQDAAFHFRYPEMQESLEALGMPVLPWSPLADEAIPEEATGLILPGGFPEQHAAALSECQQSLTALRHWFRQRPLYAECGGMLLLGQTLTDLEGRAHPMAGVLPFGARRGDLQVGYRQLTATADSLLLRKGERYVGHEFHRWSLKTVGKEESLWQVEGWRSQRREEGWNLNNVHASWVHLHWGGCSTISCRWRAALEAGATARAGAS; via the coding sequence ATGGCCTGTCTAATCGCCGCGCCATCCAGCGGCAGTGGCAAGACCCTGCTCACGCTCAGCCTGATCGCCTGGGCCCGCCAGCAGGGGCGGAGCATTCAACCGTTCAAGGTGGGGCCTGACTATCTGGACCCCCAGCTGCTCACAGCTGCATCGGGGCGCCCCTGTCGCAACCTGGATCTGAGCCTCTGCGGTGAGGACTGGGTACGAGGCAGCTTCCTCCGTCATGGCAGCACGGCTGATCTGGCGGTGGTGGAAGGGGTCATGGGCCTCTTCGATGGCATCGGTCCAAGCAGTGATGGCAGCAGCGCAGCTGTTGCAGCCGCTCTCCAGCTCCCGGTGGTCCTTGTTGTGGATGCCAGCGGACAAGCCCAATCACTCGCTGCCCTGGTGCGCGGATTTCAACAACACGACCCCTCTCTGCGACTGGCTGGGGTCGTGCTCAACCGAGTCAGTAGTCCCCGCCATCGAGAACTGCTGGATGCGGTACTCGATGGCATTGAGGTGCCCCTGCTGGGGAGCCTGCCCCGCAATCTGAGCCTGGAACTGCCCAGTCGGCATCTCGGACTCGCACCAGCCCACGAACTGGAACGACTTGAAGGTCGCCTAGAGGCCTGGGCATCCCTAGCCCAGGAACATCTCGACCTGGGAGCCCTTCTGCCGCTGCTGCAGCCCCCCTCGAGCCGTGTTCCTCCACTCGAATCGCTCCATGCAGAGCCGCCCAACGGCACCAGCCGCTCGCTGCTTCCAGTGGCTGTAGCCCAGGACGCCGCTTTCCATTTCCGCTATCCGGAGATGCAGGAAAGCCTTGAGGCCCTAGGGATGCCAGTGCTGCCCTGGAGCCCACTGGCTGACGAAGCGATTCCGGAGGAAGCGACAGGCCTGATTCTTCCAGGTGGCTTCCCGGAGCAGCACGCCGCAGCCCTAAGCGAATGCCAACAAAGTCTGACCGCCTTGCGCCACTGGTTCAGACAACGACCGCTCTATGCGGAATGCGGCGGGATGTTGCTACTCGGGCAAACACTTACCGACCTGGAAGGCAGGGCACACCCCATGGCCGGAGTTCTGCCCTTCGGAGCGCGCCGCGGCGACCTGCAGGTGGGTTACCGACAGCTGACCGCCACTGCAGACAGTCTGCTTCTACGGAAGGGAGAACGCTATGTAGGCCACGAGTTTCACCGCTGGTCACTGAAGACTGTGGGCAAGGAAGAAAGCCTGTGGCAGGTTGAAGGCTGGAGATCGCAGCGCCGGGAGGAGGGATGGAATCTGAACAACGTTCACGCCAGTTGGGTCCACCTCCATTGGGGCGGCTGCTCGACGATCTCATGCCGATGGCGCGCCGCGCTCGAAGCCGGGGCAACGGCGAGAGCAGGCGCTTCCTAA
- the crtE gene encoding geranylgeranyl diphosphate synthase CrtE, with protein sequence MTAAATSSDNARPAGAPEDFDFNSYLAARKSEVEAALDAALGPERPESLREAMRYSLLAGGKRLRPILCLAACELAGGDPALAMPTAVALEMIHTMSLIHDDLPAMDNDDLRRGRPTNHKVYGEAVAILAGDALLTRAFEMVALRSPGVPAERLIKVVAELSLVAGAPGLVGGQVVDLESEGKDVDLETLEYIHLHKTGALLKACVITGALIAGADATRIASLGTYAGGIGLAFQIVDDILDVTASSDVLGKTAGKDLIADKTTYPKLLGLEESRARARALVEEAKASLSLFKGDGGGLAKAAPLLALADYVIGRDR encoded by the coding sequence ATGACCGCCGCGGCGACCAGTTCCGATAACGCCCGGCCGGCGGGAGCACCCGAGGACTTTGATTTCAATTCCTACCTCGCGGCTCGTAAGTCCGAGGTGGAAGCTGCTCTAGACGCAGCTCTGGGACCTGAACGACCGGAGTCGCTCCGTGAGGCGATGCGCTACTCGCTGCTGGCCGGTGGGAAGCGCTTGCGGCCGATTCTCTGCCTGGCGGCCTGTGAACTCGCTGGTGGTGATCCAGCGCTGGCCATGCCGACGGCTGTGGCCCTGGAGATGATCCACACCATGTCGCTGATCCATGACGATCTCCCCGCCATGGATAACGATGATTTGCGGCGTGGTCGCCCCACGAACCACAAGGTCTATGGCGAAGCGGTGGCGATCCTCGCGGGCGATGCCCTGCTCACCCGTGCCTTTGAGATGGTCGCTCTGCGCAGTCCTGGAGTGCCAGCGGAACGCCTGATCAAGGTGGTGGCTGAACTCTCTCTTGTGGCAGGAGCCCCTGGACTGGTGGGGGGCCAGGTGGTGGACCTGGAGAGTGAGGGGAAGGACGTGGATCTCGAGACCCTCGAATACATCCATCTCCACAAGACGGGCGCCCTGCTCAAGGCCTGCGTGATCACCGGTGCCTTGATTGCCGGAGCCGATGCCACCCGCATCGCTTCCCTCGGTACCTATGCCGGTGGGATTGGCCTGGCCTTCCAGATCGTTGATGACATCCTTGATGTGACCGCCAGCAGTGATGTGCTCGGAAAAACGGCTGGCAAGGATCTGATCGCCGACAAGACGACCTACCCAAAGCTGCTGGGTCTCGAGGAGTCCAGGGCCAGGGCCAGAGCGCTGGTGGAGGAAGCCAAGGCGTCTCTGTCTCTCTTCAAGGGAGACGGTGGAGGGCTGGCCAAGGCAGCACCTCTACTGGCTCTGGCTGATTACGTGATCGGACGCGACCGATGA
- the folD gene encoding bifunctional methylenetetrahydrofolate dehydrogenase/methenyltetrahydrofolate cyclohydrolase FolD has translation MALKLDGRQLAAEIEERLQAAVERCSKSAGRPPGLAVLRVGDDPASGVYVANKEKACSRIGIASYGAHLPASSTQEQVLDTINSLNADERVDGILLQLPLPAHLDEGPLIAAIDPDKDADGLHTFNLGRLLKGELGPRSCTPAGVMALLRRHALPLEGRRAVVVGRSILVGQPMALMLQAANATVTVAHSRTRELERVTREAEVLVVAAGRPRMIGAEHLSPGAVVVDVGIHRLPLPPDAPEGAKAKLCGDVRAEEIEELVSALSPVPGGVGPMTVAMLLVNTVVAWCHRHGLDHGLDDLVV, from the coding sequence ATGGCCCTGAAGCTGGATGGCAGGCAGCTTGCTGCAGAAATCGAAGAGAGGTTGCAGGCTGCTGTTGAACGCTGCAGCAAGTCGGCTGGGCGTCCACCCGGTCTCGCCGTGCTGCGGGTCGGTGATGACCCCGCCAGTGGTGTCTACGTCGCCAACAAGGAAAAAGCCTGTAGCCGCATCGGCATCGCCAGCTATGGGGCGCATCTACCCGCCAGCTCAACCCAGGAGCAGGTTTTAGACACGATCAACTCCCTCAATGCTGACGAGCGGGTGGATGGGATCCTTCTTCAGCTCCCCCTGCCTGCTCACCTCGACGAGGGGCCTCTGATTGCTGCCATCGATCCTGATAAGGACGCCGATGGCTTGCACACCTTCAATCTGGGGCGACTGCTCAAGGGAGAACTCGGACCCCGCAGCTGCACACCTGCTGGGGTGATGGCCCTGCTTCGGCGTCATGCGTTGCCGCTCGAGGGCCGTCGGGCCGTTGTGGTGGGGCGCAGCATCCTGGTCGGTCAGCCCATGGCGTTGATGCTTCAGGCGGCCAATGCCACCGTCACCGTCGCCCATTCCCGGACTCGCGAGTTGGAGCGCGTCACCCGGGAGGCGGAGGTGTTGGTGGTGGCCGCAGGCCGTCCCCGCATGATCGGAGCGGAGCATCTCTCCCCTGGAGCGGTTGTCGTTGATGTAGGAATTCATCGCCTGCCGCTGCCGCCCGATGCTCCCGAGGGCGCCAAGGCGAAACTCTGCGGTGATGTGAGGGCTGAGGAGATCGAGGAGCTCGTGTCAGCCCTCTCGCCGGTGCCTGGAGGTGTCGGACCGATGACGGTCGCGATGCTTTTGGTCAACACAGTGGTGGCTTGGTGCCATCGCCATGGGCTCGACCACGGTCTGGACGACCTGGTGGTCTGA
- a CDS encoding AAA family ATPase, with translation MNRLPASSADLTGDQRQAAEAFSRWLAGSEFGVPFVLSGYAGSGKTFLSMRLLRQVDAAGLCWTVVAPTHKAVGVLRQALNLEGLQPTWYPSTIHRLLRLKLRRQGDRELCEPTEQTAMALEHLGLVLIDEASMVDSSLLSIALQCAHPFKTRLVFVGDPAQLPPVGEMESPVFAMGRACSTSLTEVVRHQGPVLQLASCLRDGRIACDRPPLLPPLRSPQGTVAALDRSQWLARAQEALRQASITDNPDAARILCWTNRSLEQLVPHARRAIHGDLADQMPVLPGEVLITRTAVMAPASRDGAETGEEPDLVLGSNRELVVEDVTPERCDLTEFGLSDADLRGDGQLALAGLGVPVIDTLMARVRCGELELSLRLLPPVGSEARQLLDRLLQRLRVQARDAGKRDGRALWRRFFLIRDAFASLGPAAVLTVHRSQGSSFGEVFVADDVFWSQDLSLRRQLVYVAVSRARHGVWMVGRSSASRESQLRWQEALRSA, from the coding sequence GTGAATCGCTTGCCAGCATCCAGTGCTGATCTCACTGGCGATCAGCGGCAAGCGGCAGAGGCTTTCAGCCGTTGGCTTGCAGGCTCCGAGTTCGGGGTCCCCTTCGTGCTTAGCGGCTATGCGGGTAGCGGCAAGACGTTTCTCTCGATGCGCTTGCTCAGGCAGGTGGATGCCGCAGGACTCTGCTGGACCGTGGTCGCCCCCACCCATAAGGCGGTTGGCGTCCTGCGTCAGGCGCTCAACCTCGAGGGGCTTCAGCCCACCTGGTATCCCTCCACCATCCACCGTCTGTTACGGCTCAAGCTCCGTCGCCAGGGTGATCGCGAGCTCTGTGAGCCGACCGAGCAGACGGCGATGGCCCTGGAGCATCTGGGTCTGGTCTTGATCGATGAGGCCTCGATGGTCGACAGCTCGCTGTTGTCCATCGCCTTGCAGTGCGCCCATCCATTCAAAACGCGGTTGGTGTTTGTCGGTGATCCGGCCCAGTTGCCCCCTGTCGGTGAAATGGAAAGTCCTGTGTTCGCCATGGGCCGCGCTTGCAGCACAAGTCTCACGGAGGTGGTGCGCCACCAAGGTCCGGTGCTTCAGCTGGCGAGTTGCCTTCGCGATGGCCGGATTGCCTGTGATCGCCCGCCGTTGCTGCCACCTTTGCGCTCTCCCCAGGGGACTGTGGCTGCGCTGGATCGCAGCCAGTGGCTGGCCCGGGCCCAGGAAGCGTTGCGGCAGGCCTCGATCACGGACAACCCTGATGCAGCGAGGATTCTCTGCTGGACCAACCGCAGCCTGGAGCAGCTGGTTCCCCATGCCCGCCGAGCGATTCATGGAGATTTGGCTGATCAGATGCCGGTGTTGCCCGGAGAGGTCTTGATCACCCGCACCGCTGTGATGGCGCCCGCCTCGAGGGATGGGGCGGAGACGGGCGAAGAGCCTGATCTCGTGCTGGGCTCCAATCGTGAACTGGTGGTGGAGGATGTGACCCCTGAGCGCTGCGATCTCACTGAGTTTGGGCTCAGCGATGCGGATCTTCGGGGCGATGGGCAGCTGGCCCTTGCCGGGCTTGGGGTTCCTGTGATCGACACTCTGATGGCACGGGTGCGTTGTGGTGAGCTTGAGCTCAGCCTGAGGCTGTTGCCACCGGTGGGTTCGGAAGCACGCCAATTGCTCGATCGTCTGCTGCAGCGCCTGCGCGTGCAGGCCAGGGATGCCGGCAAGCGGGATGGCCGAGCGCTTTGGCGGCGTTTCTTTCTCATCCGCGATGCCTTCGCTTCCCTCGGACCTGCGGCCGTTCTGACGGTCCATCGCAGTCAGGGCAGCAGCTTCGGGGAGGTTTTTGTGGCCGATGACGTCTTCTGGTCCCAAGACCTGTCCCTGCGACGTCAGTTGGTGTACGTGGCCGTTAGCAGGGCCCGCCATGGGGTCTGGATGGTTGGACGGTCCAGCGCCAGTCGAGAGTCGCAGCTGCGTTGGCAGGAGGCGCTCAGATCAGCCTGA
- a CDS encoding divergent PAP2 family protein — translation MILADVTAPASLSLLDNAVLAWGLAACGLAQFSKLFIELLLHRRWRPAVLIETGGMPSSHSALVTGTAAGVGWQLGFADPVFALAATIAFVVMYDASGIRRAAGFTAARVNALPASNWSPPPEKPLKETLGHSRLEVFVGSVLGPAIALPGLALFGSPWHLAQGLLQALG, via the coding sequence ATGATCCTGGCTGATGTCACGGCTCCAGCAAGCCTTTCGCTTCTCGACAATGCTGTACTGGCCTGGGGACTTGCGGCCTGTGGCCTCGCTCAGTTCTCCAAGTTGTTCATTGAGCTACTCCTGCACCGTCGTTGGCGACCGGCCGTTCTGATCGAGACGGGGGGCATGCCCTCCAGTCATTCCGCGCTGGTCACCGGTACCGCAGCTGGTGTGGGTTGGCAGCTTGGGTTCGCTGATCCTGTGTTCGCGCTCGCCGCGACCATCGCCTTTGTGGTGATGTACGACGCCAGTGGGATTCGGCGGGCCGCAGGCTTCACGGCTGCACGGGTGAATGCGCTTCCCGCATCCAATTGGTCGCCCCCCCCCGAGAAACCTCTGAAGGAGACCCTGGGGCATTCCAGGCTTGAGGTGTTCGTTGGCAGCGTGCTCGGTCCGGCGATCGCTCTTCCAGGTCTTGCGTTGTTCGGCTCCCCCTGGCATCTGGCCCAGGGGCTTCTTCAGGCCCTGGGGTGA
- a CDS encoding HDIG domain-containing metalloprotein: MPSAVIRLHRLGQLWQSWLRSESPTRPVLRWRNHQKAGLLLVCLLVALVSSWPWLVEPNLRPGLPAPFDAVAPKSARVVDSEALEQRRSSLVPRTFVQVIDLEETKRLRERLERQLAELERVARSDDAERIGPVNLSNPEQAWLTGRSQRERRQWDMALRRAADRMLSQGLVNTLAVEQLRKAASLQLTTLGDAQDPRKTLGSKLLATTFQGSSNLRTDPVRSQRLIEKLITNQGIPTIEVTRGDLITRKGEPISPQAYDVLDYFGLVNRSPRLGIWMSRFTEALAGCGVMVLIMRRERPCLEASHALLALGLLLIVQAAKLWFGAAVSPLAVIVPPTLLLAQGLGTSCGLAWMAIASLLWPLPVNGLGEGRLMIAAAIAAVAALQAGRLRSRAQLLQLAVLLPLTALLVEWLLLRSQINAGMSAWTRLAPNAGELASEALLMGLLLMGAILLIPLLESSFGLLTRARLMELADQERPLLRRLSCEAPGTFEHTLMICSLAEGGARAIGADVDLIRTGALYHDVGKLHAPDWFIENQTQVGENPHDRLNDPLASAGVLQAHVDEGLKLARRYRLPRPVADFIPEHQGTLKMGYFLHKARELDPKVPEGRFRYRGPTPRSRETGILMLADGCEAALRSLPPDTSDLQAKGTVRRIVESRLRDGQLRSSSLTRAEVELLVRAFVQVWRRMRHRRIPYPIPAYKGYPA; the protein is encoded by the coding sequence ATGCCCTCGGCTGTGATTCGCCTCCATCGCCTCGGTCAGCTCTGGCAGAGCTGGTTGCGCAGCGAGTCTCCCACTCGCCCCGTGCTGCGCTGGCGCAACCATCAAAAAGCAGGGCTTCTTCTTGTCTGCCTCCTCGTGGCGCTGGTCTCCAGCTGGCCGTGGCTGGTGGAACCAAACCTGCGTCCCGGTCTGCCAGCCCCCTTCGATGCCGTCGCCCCCAAAAGTGCTCGGGTCGTGGATAGCGAAGCCCTGGAACAGCGCCGTTCCAGCCTGGTGCCACGCACATTCGTGCAGGTGATCGACCTTGAGGAAACCAAGCGGCTTCGGGAACGACTGGAGCGGCAGCTGGCCGAATTGGAACGGGTGGCACGCAGTGATGACGCCGAACGTATCGGACCCGTCAACCTGAGCAATCCTGAACAGGCCTGGCTCACAGGCCGTAGCCAAAGGGAACGTCGCCAATGGGATATGGCCCTCAGGCGTGCGGCTGACCGCATGCTCAGCCAGGGATTGGTGAACACCCTGGCAGTCGAACAGCTGCGCAAAGCGGCCTCCCTGCAGCTCACGACCCTTGGAGACGCACAGGATCCAAGGAAAACACTCGGCAGCAAGCTGCTAGCAACCACCTTCCAGGGCTCGAGCAACCTGCGCACGGATCCGGTGCGCAGTCAGCGCTTGATCGAGAAGCTGATCACCAATCAGGGGATTCCCACCATCGAGGTCACCCGGGGGGATCTGATCACCCGCAAGGGAGAACCCATCAGTCCCCAGGCCTATGACGTTCTCGATTACTTCGGCCTGGTGAATCGCAGCCCCCGTCTTGGCATCTGGATGTCGCGGTTCACAGAGGCCTTGGCCGGTTGTGGAGTAATGGTGCTGATCATGCGCCGGGAGCGTCCCTGCCTGGAGGCATCCCATGCCCTTCTGGCCCTCGGGCTGCTTCTCATCGTGCAAGCGGCGAAGCTTTGGTTCGGGGCTGCCGTCAGCCCTCTAGCGGTGATCGTGCCGCCAACCCTGCTGCTTGCCCAGGGGTTAGGAACCAGCTGCGGCCTGGCCTGGATGGCGATCGCCAGCCTGCTGTGGCCCCTGCCGGTGAATGGTCTCGGTGAAGGGCGACTGATGATCGCCGCCGCCATCGCCGCCGTGGCGGCACTTCAGGCCGGACGCCTTCGCAGCCGCGCCCAGTTGCTGCAGCTGGCGGTGCTTCTACCGCTGACGGCTCTGCTGGTCGAATGGCTGTTATTGCGCAGTCAGATCAATGCGGGCATGAGCGCCTGGACGCGCCTCGCCCCCAATGCCGGAGAGCTTGCTTCTGAGGCCCTGCTGATGGGACTGCTGCTCATGGGGGCGATCCTGCTGATTCCACTGCTGGAAAGCTCCTTCGGACTGCTCACTCGAGCCCGTCTGATGGAGTTGGCCGATCAGGAGCGTCCCCTGCTGCGACGCCTTTCCTGTGAGGCTCCAGGCACCTTCGAGCACACGCTGATGATCTGCAGCCTGGCGGAGGGAGGAGCCCGTGCGATCGGAGCCGATGTCGATCTCATTCGCACCGGCGCTCTGTATCACGATGTCGGCAAGTTGCATGCCCCTGACTGGTTCATCGAAAACCAGACACAGGTCGGCGAGAACCCCCACGACCGACTCAATGACCCCCTCGCCAGTGCCGGAGTCCTCCAGGCCCATGTCGACGAGGGGCTGAAGCTGGCCCGCCGCTATCGCTTGCCTCGCCCAGTGGCCGACTTCATCCCTGAGCACCAGGGAACCCTCAAGATGGGCTATTTCCTTCACAAAGCACGGGAGCTCGACCCCAAGGTGCCCGAGGGACGTTTCCGCTATCGCGGCCCCACACCGCGCTCACGAGAAACAGGGATCTTGATGTTGGCCGATGGCTGCGAAGCAGCTTTGCGCTCCCTTCCTCCGGACACCAGCGATCTCCAGGCAAAGGGGACCGTGCGGCGCATTGTCGAATCACGCCTCCGCGATGGTCAGCTGCGGTCCAGCAGCCT